In Leptotrichia hongkongensis, one genomic interval encodes:
- a CDS encoding AbrB/MazE/SpoVT family DNA-binding domain-containing protein, giving the protein MAEVLKIQKWGNSQGIRLPKKILEILDLKVNDTILIEEGDDCLKLKKIKKEKRKTIKELFANYNEDYEKQEIDWGEPVGKEVW; this is encoded by the coding sequence ATGGCAGAGGTTTTAAAAATACAAAAATGGGGAAACAGTCAAGGAATAAGACTTCCTAAAAAAATATTGGAAATACTTGATTTAAAGGTAAATGACACTATTTTGATAGAAGAGGGAGATGATTGCCTTAAATTAAAAAAAATAAAAAAAGAAAAAAGAAAGACAATAAAGGAATTATTTGCAAATTATAATGAGGATTATGAAAAACAGGAAATAGATTGGGGA